In Dermacentor andersoni chromosome 4, qqDerAnde1_hic_scaffold, whole genome shotgun sequence, the following proteins share a genomic window:
- the Mcm3 gene encoding DNA replication licensing factor MCM3 has protein sequence MVDADAEQRIREYQREYLEFLDDEDDQGFYSHKVKDLVTKKEHRIIVNVNDLRKKNAARAKGLLNHSSEEIIAFQRALKEMVISVDPLLAKERDEYYIGLEGSFGSKHVTPRTLHSAYLGGVVCVEGIVTKCSLVRPKIMHSIHYCPATQKTLERRFTDLTSYDAFPSTAVYPTKDEDGNLLETEYGLSLYKDHQTLSIQEMPEKAPAGQLPRFVDAVVDGDLVDQCKPGDRVQVVGTYRCLPGKQGGFTSGTFRSILISNNIRLLSKEVAPNISVEDVNKCKAISKQKGDVFEILARSLAPSIHGHEYIKRALLCLLLGGVEKVLPNGTRLRGDINCLLIGDPSVAKSQLLRYVLHTAPRAVATTGRGSSGVGLTAAVTTDQETGDRRLEAGAMVLADRGVVCIDEFDKMSDMDRTAIHEVMEQGRVTISKAGIHARLNARCSVLAAANPVYGRYDQYKSPMENIGLQDSLLSRFDMLFIMLDKMDPESDREVADHVVRIHQYRNPGEQDGEPLPIRSTADLLTTHDPDELDKDGDKETPIYEKHDVLLHGSKRRTEKTISVEFMKKYIHIAKGIKPTLTQAACDKIAEEYARLRSFDTENTDVARTQPVTARTLETLIRLSTAHAKARFSRTVEPEDAKAAIQLVQFAYFKRVLEKPRKRRRKDESDSSDEDGGDDDDDKSSGTSKKTTSTEPKKKSGDGSQDPYDFEEGSEEPEDKTMRPKRPRKDEPSTSRAADLRDSAAAISTQRMSKFRNLLGKLFKDTHTQSQPMSNIMDFLAKEEHVEPFTQEEIDIAIQRMMDDNQVMLSDEIVFLI, from the exons ATGGTCGACGCCGACGCTGAGCAGCGGATCCGGGAGTACCAGCGGGAGTACCTCGAATTCTTGGACGATGAG GATGATCAAGGGTTTTACAGCCACAAAGTCAAGGATCTGGTCACCAAGAAAGAACACAGGATCATCGTCAACGTCAACGACTTGCGCAAGAAGAATGCCGCCAGAGCTAAAGG GTTGCTCAATCACTCCAGCGAAGAGATCATCGCCTTCCAGCGCGCACTCAAGGAAATGGTCATCTCTGTTGACCCACTGCTTGCTAAAGAACGAGATGAATACTATATTGGCTTAGAAGGAAG CTTCGGATCCAAACACGTTACACCTAGGACACTCCATTCTGCTTACCTTGGTGGAGTTGTATGCGTAGAAGGAATTGTGACAAAGT gcTCACTTGTGCGTCCTAAAATAATGCACAGCATCCACTACTGCCCAGCCACACAAAAGACTTTAGAGCGTCGCTTTACTGATCTCACGTCCTACGATGCCTTCCCATCGACTGCAGTCTATCCTACAAAG GATGAAGATGGCAACCTTCTGGAGACAGAGTACGGACTCTCACTATACAAGGATCACCAGACGCTAAGCATCCAGGAAATGCCAGAAAAGGCCCCCGCTGGTCAGCTGCCTCGATTCGTCGATGCGGTTGTGGATGGGGACCTGGTTGACCAGTGCAAGCCCGGCGATAGAGTGCAGGTCGTTGGCACTTACCGCTGCTTGCCAGGAAAGCAGGGAGGATTCACCAGTGGCACATTCCG GTCTATCTTGATTTCCAACAACATTCGTCTGCTGAGCAAGGAAGTGGCTCCAAATATTTCCGTTGAGGACGTGAACAAGTGCAAGGCCATCAGCAAGCAGAAGGGG GATGTCTTTGAGATTTTGGCTCGCTCACTGGCACCATCTATCCATGGCCACGAGTACATCAAGAGGGCGCTGCTGTGTCTTCTTCTGGGAGGCGTAGAAAAGGTCCTTCCCAATGGAACCAGGCTGAGAGG tgacaTCAACTGTTTGCTCATCGGCGACCCGTCGGTGGCCAAATCTCAGCTACTGCGATATGTCCTTCACACGGCGCCAAGGGCTGTGGCCACTACGGGACGTGGTTCTTCTGGTGTGGGTCTCACAGCGGCAGTCACTACTGATCAGGAGACAG GGGACAGACGTCTGGAGGCTGGTGCTATGGTTCTCGCTGACAGAGGCGTTGTCTGCATTGACGAATTTGACAAAATGTCGGACATGGATCGCACGGCCATTCACGAAGTCATGGAGCAAGGTCGTGTCACCATCTCCAAGGCGGGCATCCATGCAAGGCTGAATGCACGTTGTAGTGTACTAGCTGCCGCCAATCCTGTGTATGGTCGG TATGACCAGTACAAGTCACCAATGGAAAACATTGGCCTCCAGGATTCCCTGCTATCTCGTTTTGACATGCTGTTCATTATGCTTGACAAG ATGGATCCAGAGAGTGATCGAGAAGTTGCAGACCACGTTGTTCGGATACACCAGTACAGAAACCCAGGGGAGCAGGATGGCGAAC CATTGCCCATCCGAAGCACAGCAGACCTGCTCACAACACATGACCCAGATGAACTTGACAAAGACGGTGACAAGGAGACGCCTATTTACGAGAAGCACGACGTGCTGCTGCATGGTTCCAAGCGCAGGAC GGAGAAGACGATCAGCGTAGAGTTCATGAAGAAATACATCCACATCGCAAAGGGCATCAAGCCGACTCTGACGCAAGCTGCGTGCGACAAGATAGCCGAGGAGTACGCTCGGCTACGCTCCTTCGACACTGAAAACACAGATGTTGCTAGG ACGCAACCCGTGACGGCTCGTACCTTGGAAACACTGATTCGTCTGTCAACGGCACATGCCAAGGCTCGCTTCTCGCGTACAGTGGAACCTGAGGACGCCAAGGCAGCCATTCAGCTTGTTCAGTTTGCCTACTTTAAGCGTGTCCTCGAGAAGCCCCGCAAGCGCAGGAGGAAGGATGAGAGCGACTCTTCAGATGAAGATGGcggtgacgatgatgacgataaaTCCAG TGGCACCAGCAAGAAGACTACCAGCACAGAGCCCAAAAAGAAATCCGGTGATGGAAGTCAAGATCCATACGACTTTGAAGAGGGTAGTGAGGAACCTGAAG ACAAAACAATGCGGCCAAAGAGACCTCGCAAGGACGAGCCGTCTACATCGAGGGCTGCCGATCTCAGGGACAGTGCCGCAGCAATCTCCACGCAAAG GATGAGCAAGTTCCGCAACCTCCTGGGCAAGCTCTTCAAGGACACCCACACCCAGTCGCAGCCCATGTCCAACATCATGGACTTCCTGGCCAAAGAAGAGCACGTGGAACCATTCACCCAGGAGGAGATCGACATCGCCatccagcgcatgatggacgaCAACCAGGTCATGCTCTCCGACGAGATTGTGTTCCTCATCTGA